From one Montipora capricornis isolate CH-2021 chromosome 10, ASM3666992v2, whole genome shotgun sequence genomic stretch:
- the LOC138019130 gene encoding mitochondrial inner membrane protein OXA1L-like has protein sequence MAALFLCVGRNGRHFQRTLACLKTWRVSLRTNHEIFADVSARNYVTYTEVKRSSHTLRKFMYRYRSVPVAVQSGRFLSVWPWSSSSPSSDVSTEMSPELELMKNEELTPHGTNDSVTNPFLQENAPDSMLESGLLEDMADTVASLGEPTLASLGLGGYSPAGLIQQALELIHVSGNVSWCLSIVIFTLIVRTVCLPLIIKAQANTAKLNNIRPQLEEAQAKLRELTNSQDAAAKATASMKLAQLYKDNGCHPIKSVLAPLVQIPLFISFFMGLRTMANFPVESFKTGGYLWFQDLTVFDPYFILPVICSFSMLASVELGSEMGVSNPSMKTMKTVMRIVAVATIPITAQFPAAIFAYWVTSNLFTVGQVAVLSHPAARKAMGIPEMVAYQSDNSGNFWENMKAGYTNSQEVAYIKHAEKMKRQRQKALGEAPLEPTYELNPRVKQNMEIFQSVQNEYGQSHQSTIDAGSPGQPEVKDPDFKPKRVKFNQDIFSGAMSRQAKKEKQRERDRLRNRPGGIM, from the exons atggcggcctTGTTCTTATGTGTGGGTCGAAATGGTCGGCACTTCCAGAGGACATTAGCTTGCCTTAAAACTTGGAGAGTTTCTTTGAGGACTAACCATGAG ATATTCGCAGACGTTTCTGCTCGAAATTACGTCACATATACTGAGGTGAAAAGATCCAGCCATACATTAAGGAAATTTATGTATAGATATAGAAGTGTTCCTGTAGCTGTACAAAGTGGAAGGTTTTTGTCTGTGTGGCCATGGAGCTCTAGCTCCCCAAGTTCGG ATGTAAGCACTGAAATGTCGCCTGAACTGGAGCTCATGAAAAATGAGGAGCTGACCCCACATGGGACTAATGATTCTGTGACAAATCCATTTCTTCAAGAAAATGCACCTGATTCCATGCTGGAGAGTGGGCTACTAGAAGACATGGCAGATACAGTGGCATCTCTTGGTGAACCCACCTTAGCCAGTCTAGGCTTGGGTGGGTACTCGCCTGCTGGCCTCATTCAGCAAGCTTTAGAGCTTATCCATGTCAGCGGCAATGTGTCATGGTGTCTCTCCATTGTCATTTTTACACTTATTGTGCGCACTGTCTGTCTTCCACTTATTATCAAAGCACAAGCTAACACAGCCAAATTGAACAACATCAGGCCACAGCTGGAGGAagctcaagcaaaattaagggAGTTGACAAATTCTCAAGATGCAGCAGCTAAAGCAACAGCCAGTATGAAATTAGCACAGCTTTACAAAGATAATGGCTGTCATCCAATCAAG agTGTCCTTGCTCCTTTAGTTCAGATACcccttttcatttcattttttatgggCCTGAGAACGATGGCAAATTTCCCAGTGGAGTCATTTAAGACGGGAGGGTACCTGTGGTTCCAAGATTTAACTGTGTTTGACCCATATTTCATTTTACCTGTGATATGCAGTTTTTCTATGTTGGCGTCAGTCGAG CTTGGCTCGGAGATGGGAGTAAGCAACCCTTCTATGAAAACAATGAAGACTGTCATGCGTATCGTAGCTGTGGCAACGATCCCTATCACTGCACAGTTCCCAGCA gcgATCTTTGCTTACTGGGTAACATCCAACTTATTTACAGTAGGGCAAGTTGCAGTACTGTCACATCCTGCAGCAAGAAAAGCAATGGGGATTCCAGAAATGGTGGCTTATCAAAGTGACAATAGTGGCAACTTTTGGGAAAACATGAAGGCTG GCTACACAAACTCACAGGAAGTTGCCTATATTAAACACGCCGAAAAAATGAAGCGACAGAGACAAAAAGCTTTGGGTGAGGCTCCCTTGGAACCCACCTACGAGTTGAACCCAAGGGTAAAGCAAAACATGGAAATATTCCAGAGTGTACAAAATGAATATGGACAGTCTCACCAATCAACTATCGATGCTGGTAGCCCTGGGCAGCCAGAAGTGAAAGACCCGGACTTTAAGCCCAAGAGAGTGAAGTTCAACCAGGACATTTTTAGTGGGGCGATGAGCAGAcaagctaagaaagaaaaacagagagaAAGAGATCGGCTGAGGAATAGACCGGGAGGAATAATGTGA